In Spirosoma aureum, a single genomic region encodes these proteins:
- a CDS encoding class I SAM-dependent methyltransferase, producing the protein METVNSCPVCGSTKFTPYLVCKDYLVSNQNFNIEQCETCGFRLTNPRPDEKTIGSYYKSEQYVSHNDESSGVINTAYRLVRNYTLRSKLNLINKLNGGPGRILDVGCGTGAFLDTSKQGGWQVMGMEPDPDARAVAQKKLEADIQPNLRALDGATPFDIITLWHVLEHIPDLNETVPQLNKLLSPKGTLLIAVPNSDSYDAHYFKEYWAAYDVPRHLQHFTPSTIKLLFKKHGLTCIEQKPMVFDAFYIAMLSTRYMTGKTDYLKSMRVGLTSNQQAKQTGNSSSLIYLFKKA; encoded by the coding sequence TTGGAAACCGTCAATTCATGCCCAGTCTGCGGCAGTACAAAATTTACTCCCTATTTAGTTTGTAAAGATTATTTAGTCAGCAATCAAAACTTCAACATCGAGCAATGTGAAACGTGTGGTTTCCGATTGACCAACCCTCGACCCGATGAAAAAACGATTGGATCATATTATAAATCGGAGCAGTATGTATCACACAATGACGAGAGCAGTGGTGTGATTAATACGGCGTATCGGTTAGTTCGTAATTATACGCTTCGGTCAAAATTAAATCTTATCAATAAGCTTAATGGTGGGCCAGGACGAATTCTGGATGTAGGTTGTGGTACGGGTGCGTTCCTAGATACTAGTAAACAGGGAGGCTGGCAGGTGATGGGAATGGAACCAGATCCAGATGCCCGTGCTGTTGCTCAAAAAAAATTAGAAGCCGACATACAGCCTAATCTTAGGGCATTGGACGGAGCAACACCTTTTGACATAATTACCTTATGGCATGTGCTCGAGCATATTCCTGACCTCAATGAAACAGTACCTCAACTGAATAAATTATTGAGTCCGAAGGGGACATTACTGATCGCCGTTCCCAATTCAGATTCTTATGATGCGCACTATTTTAAAGAATATTGGGCAGCCTATGATGTCCCTCGCCATTTACAGCATTTCACTCCGTCTACCATCAAGCTCTTATTTAAAAAGCATGGTCTGACGTGTATAGAGCAGAAGCCAATGGTTTTTGATGCTTTCTATATTGCGATGCTGAGCACCCGGTACATGACCGGTAAAACAGATTATCTGAAAAGTATGAGGGTAGGACTTACCTCTAATCAACAAGCCAAACAAACTGGCAACTCATCCAGTTTAATCTATCTATTTAAGAAGGCCTGA